A single Cryptococcus deuterogattii R265 chromosome 2, complete sequence DNA region contains:
- a CDS encoding uncharacterized protein (genome sequence mistake), which translates to MAVESVPVQPQAASPNEVQIEKDAVKSASDAVEEKKDEVEALQEQIEAVNLGNVDDLHAACVEGNLQDVRALLSKGTDRLETLDVNSGCTPIVLAIRANHHDIVRELLAAGAIIPPPGLTNDPLMLSILYPQPVYGMPPQFMSIPPQDFYPQPNYFPSQNSETQQFPLRKDSASAPNGNGSASNLPPAEVSKSIPCRNFPNCKYGNACVFLHPRPAPFYPGPGQNGFAPQGYEGYPPYPPAPAPYFMPNGNNFQSFASSEAQPQVSDNAEAGAQLDNAPIAAVPTPNGAAPVSVPAPPHVPSAVAPVFIPGYQPADMMGSPPPPPFGLSPMSPSMLGSSLPSIPPAEVFFATSPTNGFMPPVPMTGPHARRQSFGQGPQFGGQGKPFGHGKKPSFSSGKPWTGNRPAGGKFGNWKDGNPPPCAFFSQGNCRNGEFCKFPHLDADGNDCRHPDVVRGVIPPLPPLSRQNRNMRAMGPGFAPFDPAFRQQQYQQQMQFLQHQRMAAAQAQQGQAPLPLSSMMRPSRQLKTKHLLLKPKSKRWTLYLRLLPVRL; encoded by the exons ATGGCTGTCGAATCAGTCCCCGTGCAGCCACAGGCCGCATCTCCCAATGAGGTGCAGATCGAGAAGGATGCTGTCAAGTCTGCCTCTGACGCCgtagaggagaaaaaggatgaggttgaggctCTGCAGGAGCAAATTGAAGCTGTCAACTTGGGAAATGTGGATGATTTGCACGCTGCTTGTGTCGAGGGCAATCTCCAAGACGTTAGGGCGTTGCTGAGCAAGGGGACTGACCGATTAGAGACCCTTG ACGTCAACTCTGGATGTACTCCTATTGTGCTTGCTATTCGAGCGAATCATCACGACATTGTTCGCGAATTGCTTGCAGCAGGTGCTATCATCCCCCCTCCTGGACTCACCAACGATCCTCTCATGCTTTCTATCTTGTATCCCCAGCCCGTGTACGGCATGCCTCCTCAGTTCATGAGCATCCCCCCCCAAGACTTTTACCCTCAGCCCAACTATTTCCCCTCCCAGAACAGTGAGACTCAGCAATTCCCTCTCAGGAAGGATTCTGCTTCCGCACCCAACGGAAATGGCAGTGCGAGCAACCTTCCTCCGGCCGAGGTGAGCAAGTCCATCCCTTGTCGAAACTTCCCCAACTGCAAGTATGGCAATGCTTGTgttttccttcatcctcgcccTGCCCCCTTTTATCCAGGCCCTGGTCAGAATGGGTTTGCTCCTCAAGGTTACGAAGGCTATCCGCCATACCCTCCTGCGCCTGCGCCTTACTTTATGCCTAATGGGAATAACTTCCAGTCTTTCGCTTCCTCTGAGGCCCAGCCTCAAGTGTCTGACAATGCTGAGGCTGGTGCCCAACTTGACAATGCTCCCATTGCGGCCGTTCCTACACCCAATGGTGCTGCCCCCGTATCTGTCCCTGCCCCGCCCCATGTTCCTTCTGCCGTTGCTCCTGTTTTTATTCCGGGATATCAGCCTGCTGATATGATGGGTTCGCCgccccctcctccttttggGCTTTCCCCCATGTCACCCTCCATGCTTGgttcttcccttccttctatTCCTCCCGCTGAAGTATTCTTTGCTACTTCTCCTACAAATGGTTTCATGCCACCTGTACCCATGACTGGGCCTCATGCTAGACGGCAGAGTTTTGGCCAAGGTCCTCAGTTCGGTGGCCAAGGTAAGCCTTTCGGGCACGGTAAGAAGCCTAGCTTCTCTAGTGGAAAGCCTTGGACAGGTAACCGACCTGCGGGCGGCAAGTTTGGCAACTGGAAGGACGGAAACCCCCCTCCTTGCGCTTTCTTCAGTCAGGGCAACTGCAGAAATGGCGAGTTCTGCAAATTCCCTCACCTTGACGCTGATGGAAATGACT GCCGACACCCAGATGTTGTTCGAGGGGtcattcctcctcttcctcctctttcccgtCAGAACCGAAACATGCGCGCGATGGGTCCTGGGTTCGCTCCTTTCGACCCTGCATTcaggcagcagcagtacCAGCAGCAGATGCAATTCTTGCAGCACCAACGAatggctgctgctcaagctcaacaaggTCAAGCCCCACTTCCACTGAGCTCAATGATGAGGCCAAGCCGGCAGTTGAAGACGAAGCACCTGCTGCTGAAGCCGAAAAGCAAGAGGTGGACTCTGTACCTGCGGCTACTACCAGTCCGGCTGTGA
- a CDS encoding nucleolar protein 6 — MSAPLTKKQQKAAAFRSKQKAKKAGVEAPPDLPEEDVVEDAEAVAEEQALDQATKKRKRNAEDENTENAGTVEEAEMSVKPKNQEKKKRKTAWDEEGEGESEGKKGKGKKDAKQRFILFVGNLSFKTTKEEIQKHFEPAAGQLPSVRLLTTKATPTQSAKSRGIAFLELPSSTVLQACLKLHHSELKGRTINVELTAGGGGSSEDRKKKILERNQRVGGQRERRAEREKEINGGEGEDVVEGKSSEQNGDDEKKTKMRGGRRVKAKAAAPVPSSAPHRPSTSFASSRPPAREYPGGKFQKRKWEPTGANSISVGQK; from the exons ATGTCTGCACCACTTACAAAAAAGCAACAGAAAGCAGCCGCGTTCAGGTCTAagcaaaaggcaaagaaagcGGGCGTTGAAGCCCCGCCTGATCtgccagaagaggatgttgttgaggatgCCGAAGCTGTCGCGGAAGAACAGGCTCTTGATCAAGCTacaaaaaagaggaagagaaatgcTGAGGACGAGAATACCGAAAATGCCGGTACAGTAGAAGAGGCTGAAATGAGTGTCAAACCCAAAAAtcaggaaaagaagaagagaaaaacaGCTTGGGAcgaagagggtgaaggcgaaagcgaaggaaagaaaggaaaagggaagaaggatgctAAACAACGTTTCATTCTCTTTGTTG GAAATCTCAGCTTCAAAAcgaccaaagaagaaatccaAAAGCATTTCGAACCTGCTGCCG GCCAGTTACCATCTGTACGACTTCTTACGACGAAAGCAACACCGACTCAGTCTGCCAAGTCCAGGGGCATTGCATTCCTTGaacttccttcctccactgtCCTTCAAGCTTGTCTTAAGCTTCATCATTCAGAGCTCAAAGGTCGGACGATCAATGTCGAGCTTACtgctggcggtggtggATCAAGTGAGgatagaaagaagaagattctGGAAAGAAATCAGCGAGTCGGCggacagagagagagaagggccgagagggagaaagagattaacggtggagagggagaagatgtcgTAGAGGGAAAGTCAAGTGAACAAAATGGTGacgacgagaagaagactaAGATGCGAGGAGGCAGAAGGGTCAAGGCTAAG GCTGCGGCTCCTGTTCCTTCATCTGCACCTCATCGaccttcaacttcttttgcttcctCAAGACCCCCTGCAAGAGAGTATCCCGGTGGCAAGTTtcaaaagaggaagtgggaaCCCACCGGAGCCAATTCCATATCGGTTGGGCAAAAGTAG